The Hemicordylus capensis ecotype Gifberg chromosome 6, rHemCap1.1.pri, whole genome shotgun sequence genome window below encodes:
- the LOC128331373 gene encoding 7-alpha-hydroxycholest-4-en-3-one 12-alpha-hydroxylase-like translates to MNFWETILCAFLATLLATILGGLYMMGAFRKRRPKEPPLDKGFIPWLGYGINFKKNPAEFLERMQRKHGDIFTVLVGGNYLHFVMDPHTYGTIIKESKDRLDFDTFASLIVFNAFGFQPTESHHKVVQTISKKYLRGKSLAVLNQVMVEKLKIVMFHIQGSGEGERPWQQDGVFHFSYKTIFQASFLALFGTEPGQDAESKENTKGDKIIQPGQLFEAFQKFDHLFPQMALGMLDPLGKKESQRLKNFFWDVLSVEKIYQMENISSWVVEQDQLMAETGMTEEMRTQFQLLLLWASQANAGPAASWLLAYLLKHPEAMKAVREEVYNVLKEIGQEVEPGGPLINVTLDQIKTPLLDSAVEETLRLRASPFLFRSVMQDMDLKMDDGREYFLRKGDQLLLFPFVGLHMDPEIHPDPHTFKYDRFLNPDGTKKEFSKNGKKLKYHSMPWGSGPSMCPGRFFAVSEMKLFVILLLLYFDMELVNVEEEIPPIDVSRYGFGTIHPSCDIQFKFRVKS, encoded by the coding sequence ATGAATTTCTGGGAGACTATCCTTTGTGCTTTCTTAGCCACCCTCTTAGCAACCATCCTTGGTGGGCTCTATATGATGGGAGCATTCCGCAAGAGGAGACCCAAAGAGCCTCCACTGGACAAAGGCTTCATCCCATGGCTAGGATATGGGATAAATTTCAAGAAGAACCCTGCAGAGTTTTTGGAAAGGATGCAGCGGAAACATGGAGACATTTTCACAGTGCTGGTTGGAGGCAATTATTTACATTTTGTGATGGACCCGCACACTTATGGGACTATAATAAAAGAGTCAAAAGACAGGCTGGATTTTGATACATTTGCATCACTTATAGTATTTAATGCATTTGGATTCCAACCTACTGAATCTCATCATAAGGTCGTGCAAACAATTAGCAAGAAGTATCTCCGAGGTAAGAGTCTAGCTGTCCTCAATCAGGTCATGGTGGAGAAGTTGAAAATTGTGATGTTTCACATCCAGGGTTCAGGTGAGGGGGAAAGACCTTGGCAGCAGGATGGAGTCTTCCACTTTAGCTATAAAACCATCTTCCAAGCTTCTTTTCTGGCTTTGTTTGGTACTGAGCCAGGCCAAGACGCGGAGAGCAAAGAAAACACTAAGGGTGACAAAATAATACAACCTGGACAGTTGTTTGAAGCTTTTCAGAAATTTGACCATTTGTTTCCCCAAATGGCCCTCGGCATGCTGGATCCCCTGGGCAAGAAAGAGTCACAGAGGTTGAAGAATTTTTTCTGGGACGTGCTGTCTGTAGAAAAGATATATCAAATGGAAAACATCAGCAGCTGGGTGGTTGAGCAAGATCAGCTGATGGCTGAGACTGGGATGACAGAGGAGATGCGGACTCAATTCCAGCTTCTTCTTCTGTGGGCATCTCAAGCTAATGCTGGTCCAGCTGCCTCCTGGCTTCTTGCATATCTCCTGAAACATCCAGAAGCAATGAAGGCAGTGAGGGAAGAAGTGTACAATGTACTAAAAGAGATTGGACAGGAAGTGGAGCCAGGCGGCCCCCTCATCAATGTGACCTTGGATCAGATAAAGACCCCTCTTCTGGACAGTGCAGTAGAGGAAACTCTGCGCTTGAGAGCAAGTCCTTTTCTGTTTCGAAGTGTGATGCAGGATATGGATCTTAAAATGGATGATGGGAGAGAATATTTTCTCCGGAAAGGAGACCAGCTACTTCTTTTCCCTTTCGTCGGACTGCACATGGACCCAGAAATCCACCCTGACCCTCATACTTTCAAATATGATAGGTTCTTGAACCCAGATGGTACCAAAAAGGAGTTCTCCAAGAATGGGAAAAAGCTGAAGTATCACAGTATGCCGTGGGGTTCTGGGCCCTCCATGTGCCCTGGACGATTCTTTGCCGTTAGTGAGATGAAGTTGTTTGTGATCTTGTTGCTCCTCTACTTTGACATGGAACTGGTTAACGTGGAAGAGGAAATACCACCAATAGATGTCAGCCGCTATGGGTTTGGAACCATACATCCTTCTTGTGATATTCAGTTCAAGTTTCGAGTGAAATCCTAA